In Ruminiclostridium papyrosolvens DSM 2782, the following proteins share a genomic window:
- a CDS encoding DEAD/DEAH box helicase, with translation MFSIGDWVLDKENKKTVKVIESNDLWGYKSYAVFDPGEQKSYFLSEDKICNVDAGEDFSIHSFKYLVTSARIKNELANGILSSIGDSIIPLPHQIYALNRALSSNKVRYIIADEVGLGKTIEAGLIIKELKTRGLINRVLIVCPKGLMTQWHNEMKMKFNENFNIVLPEDFDSIKRIYGEGNIWANFSQVICSLDSIKPLERRNGWSKEKIDEYNKERLGSLIFAGWDIIIIDEAHRIGGSTSDVARYKLGSALADVSPYLLLLTATPHQGKTEPFLRLIRLLDQDAFPDSNAIVKEQVSPYVIRTEKREAVDSEGNRLFKNRVTKAVNIEWEQRHSLQKQLYEMVTKYVTEGYNKARKEKKNYIGFLMVLMQRLVTSSTRAIRENLERRLEILQNSSTRLVNLSEADLMEADAEETVEELIAVQSINMKKEIEEIKDMLVVANQAEYQYVDTKAEKLLEFIYKIQMEYEDFKVIIFTEFVATQQFLKEYLESKGFKIATLNGSMDIEERNTTLKEFKERADILISTDAGGEGLNLQFSNIVINYDLPWNPMKIEQRIGRVDRIGQQRDVYVFNFMLSETVEFRIREVLEEKLATIFEQFGVDKMEDVLDCTDAEFDFTDIFVRGITDPKNADYYIEKLEKEVRDKTERINEIKGLLRDEKVIDKSLVAGISNLPIKSWLKQMYSNFQLSQGKEVNLIELAMIDLNNQQVKKMLKNMPVWARGHKVPALELAGVSNEKGYWSLWDVSINDSDVNKQIFPLFVNESGVMRAASSKILWEAFLKENANPALKGYREFEDTTYTMLCEKAKDYAYNLFENMREGYLNKLSKEQAKYEYAFKLRREAAQRIGLESVRSYRAKSIGKEEEAWRFKIEKEKAIIPILKPLCIVYLE, from the coding sequence ATGTTCAGTATTGGGGATTGGGTTTTAGATAAAGAAAATAAGAAAACTGTTAAGGTTATTGAAAGCAATGACCTGTGGGGTTATAAGTCATACGCAGTGTTCGATCCTGGTGAGCAGAAGTCATATTTTTTATCGGAGGATAAGATTTGCAATGTGGATGCTGGAGAGGATTTCAGCATCCATTCTTTCAAATACCTTGTAACTTCGGCACGAATAAAAAATGAGCTTGCAAACGGTATACTGTCTTCTATTGGTGACAGCATAATACCATTGCCGCACCAGATTTATGCACTTAACAGAGCTTTATCGAGTAATAAAGTTCGATACATTATTGCTGACGAGGTTGGTCTTGGGAAGACTATAGAAGCAGGCTTAATCATAAAAGAGCTTAAGACAAGAGGTCTAATAAACAGAGTTCTTATTGTCTGCCCCAAAGGTCTTATGACCCAATGGCATAATGAAATGAAGATGAAGTTTAATGAAAACTTCAATATTGTACTACCCGAAGACTTTGACTCCATTAAGAGGATATATGGAGAAGGAAACATATGGGCAAATTTTTCGCAGGTCATATGTTCTCTTGACTCGATAAAACCTTTGGAACGCCGTAATGGCTGGAGCAAGGAGAAAATTGACGAGTACAATAAGGAAAGGCTCGGAAGCCTTATCTTTGCAGGTTGGGATATTATTATAATCGATGAAGCTCACAGAATTGGAGGCTCTACTTCTGATGTAGCAAGATATAAGCTGGGTAGTGCTTTAGCAGATGTAAGCCCATATCTACTTCTACTTACAGCCACACCGCATCAGGGAAAAACAGAACCTTTCTTAAGGTTGATCCGTCTTTTAGATCAAGATGCTTTCCCAGACAGCAATGCTATTGTCAAAGAGCAGGTAAGCCCCTATGTTATTAGGACAGAGAAAAGAGAAGCTGTGGACAGCGAGGGGAATCGGCTGTTTAAGAATAGGGTTACTAAAGCTGTAAATATTGAATGGGAACAGAGACATAGCCTTCAAAAGCAGCTCTACGAGATGGTTACAAAATATGTGACAGAAGGCTATAACAAGGCAAGAAAGGAGAAAAAGAATTATATTGGCTTCCTTATGGTGCTGATGCAAAGGCTTGTTACAAGCAGTACCAGAGCCATAAGAGAGAACTTGGAGAGAAGGCTTGAAATACTTCAAAACAGTTCAACCAGACTTGTAAACTTGAGCGAAGCCGATTTAATGGAAGCAGATGCAGAAGAGACTGTTGAGGAACTGATCGCAGTCCAGTCCATTAATATGAAGAAAGAGATTGAAGAAATAAAAGATATGCTGGTGGTTGCCAATCAGGCAGAGTATCAGTATGTCGATACCAAAGCTGAAAAACTGCTGGAATTCATTTATAAGATACAGATGGAGTATGAAGATTTTAAAGTAATCATTTTTACTGAATTTGTAGCCACACAGCAGTTTTTAAAGGAGTATCTTGAAAGCAAAGGTTTTAAGATAGCGACTTTAAATGGTTCTATGGATATTGAAGAAAGAAATACAACCTTGAAAGAGTTCAAGGAAAGAGCAGACATACTTATTTCTACCGATGCTGGCGGAGAAGGTTTAAATTTGCAGTTTTCAAACATAGTAATTAATTATGACCTGCCCTGGAATCCAATGAAAATAGAGCAGCGTATCGGTAGGGTGGACAGAATTGGGCAGCAGAGAGATGTATATGTATTTAACTTCATGCTTTCAGAAACGGTAGAATTCAGAATCAGAGAGGTTCTGGAAGAAAAGCTGGCCACTATTTTTGAGCAGTTCGGTGTGGATAAGATGGAAGATGTTCTTGACTGTACCGACGCAGAGTTTGACTTTACAGACATCTTTGTAAGAGGCATTACCGATCCTAAAAATGCAGATTATTATATTGAAAAGTTAGAGAAGGAAGTAAGAGATAAAACAGAAAGAATTAATGAAATCAAAGGCTTGTTGCGGGACGAAAAAGTAATAGATAAGAGCTTGGTTGCAGGAATTAGTAACCTTCCCATAAAGAGCTGGCTGAAACAAATGTATAGTAATTTCCAATTGTCCCAGGGAAAAGAGGTAAATCTGATTGAGCTTGCCATGATAGATTTGAATAACCAGCAAGTAAAAAAGATGCTGAAAAATATGCCCGTATGGGCAAGAGGTCATAAAGTACCAGCCCTTGAGCTTGCAGGGGTATCTAACGAAAAAGGCTATTGGTCTTTATGGGATGTAAGCATCAATGATAGTGACGTAAATAAACAGATATTCCCTTTGTTTGTCAATGAAAGCGGAGTTATGCGGGCAGCTTCTTCAAAAATATTGTGGGAAGCCTTTTTGAAGGAGAATGCAAATCCAGCGTTAAAGGGGTATAGGGAGTTTGAAGACACCACCTATACTATGCTTTGTGAAAAAGCCAAAGACTATGCTTACAATCTGTTTGAGAATATGAGAGAAGGTTATTTAAACAAGCTGTCCAAAGAACAGGCAAAATATGAGTATGCTTTCAAACTGCGAAGAGAAGCGGCCCAGAGGATAGGACTTGAAAGCGTAAGAAGCTACAGAGCAAAGTCCATAGGCAAGGAAGAAGAAGCATGGCGATTTAAGATCGAAAAAGAAAAAGCGATAATTCCAATTCTTAAACCTCTATGTATTGTATACCTGGAGTGA
- the pglZ gene encoding BREX-3 system phosphatase PglZ: MINEIILEKLYLKENEFILVFDPDNLLGAEAIVEHVNQAGFSIVNYEDPEVFRYYYEENIRSFLDRGKPLDNKVLIRYTVEQSIPYDIRAKCFFVEVTLRELFPKLSYTVIKELYSEVFDKLYKVYSRYSGPILGDKGTKDFILKNAYGVIPEVIADFQELVKTFIPLYYRGEELPRLIADYAAEAISSNGQLKQYPVKTIVSGKVSCFHFIQEQWELYIRKTNGEAVETVIDFGNYEIRAYIDNLFQENYLTPVKQLKLREYPTWMQSGVVYDIAGNIERKFDNYIDKIINNVQSVKSYKDWFGIAALWAEVLTLKYDQSKSYSLDNKKFKDTGSLLKECFKDWLLANYNMLASLSYAKAPVMVHKIPWHINHRFPKQENKKVALLVIDGMSLDDWFVIKEAINENNKYIFEETLCFAWIPTMTSVSRQAIFSGEIPTNYADTLLSTNHDDKQWKKFWRNIGYNNNSVAFKRNIKEFREDGLDDILNDNGLRVLGLVVNMVDDIMHGQQLSIEGMHQDIRLWANKGSLVRFIDRLYSKDFEVFITSDHGNIGAVGQGTLQEGLAVESPGERVRFYNSDINCDTIMSKYKALKWEASGLPKKYNYVVSEENLAFVKEGKKIVAHGGLAIEEVIVPFIHMRKENQNA; the protein is encoded by the coding sequence ATGATTAATGAAATTATTTTAGAAAAGCTATATCTAAAAGAAAATGAATTTATTCTGGTCTTTGATCCTGATAACCTACTTGGTGCGGAGGCTATTGTAGAGCATGTAAACCAGGCTGGGTTTTCTATTGTCAATTATGAGGACCCAGAGGTCTTTCGGTATTATTATGAGGAGAATATCCGCAGTTTTCTGGATCGGGGAAAACCTCTTGATAATAAGGTTCTGATAAGGTATACAGTGGAACAGTCTATCCCTTATGATATAAGGGCTAAATGCTTCTTTGTTGAAGTAACCTTGCGGGAGCTGTTCCCTAAATTGAGCTATACCGTAATAAAAGAGCTTTACAGTGAGGTGTTTGACAAACTGTATAAGGTATACTCACGATATAGCGGACCGATTTTGGGAGACAAAGGAACAAAAGATTTTATATTGAAAAATGCGTATGGTGTAATACCAGAGGTTATTGCCGATTTTCAAGAGTTGGTTAAGACCTTTATTCCGCTATATTATAGAGGGGAAGAGCTGCCTCGACTAATTGCAGATTATGCAGCAGAAGCTATAAGTAGTAATGGTCAGCTTAAACAATATCCAGTTAAGACTATAGTGAGTGGTAAGGTGTCCTGTTTCCACTTTATTCAGGAACAGTGGGAACTGTATATCAGGAAAACAAATGGAGAAGCTGTTGAAACAGTTATTGATTTCGGAAATTACGAGATTAGAGCGTATATAGATAATCTTTTCCAGGAAAACTATTTGACTCCAGTAAAACAGCTTAAGCTACGGGAATACCCTACCTGGATGCAATCAGGTGTTGTATATGATATAGCAGGAAATATAGAACGCAAGTTTGATAACTATATTGATAAAATTATAAATAATGTCCAGAGTGTAAAATCGTATAAAGACTGGTTCGGTATTGCGGCCTTGTGGGCGGAAGTTCTTACGCTTAAATACGATCAGAGCAAAAGTTACTCACTTGATAACAAAAAATTCAAAGACACTGGCAGTTTACTAAAAGAATGCTTTAAGGATTGGCTGCTTGCAAACTACAATATGCTGGCATCGTTGTCATATGCTAAAGCTCCAGTAATGGTTCATAAAATACCCTGGCACATAAATCACCGTTTTCCCAAACAGGAAAATAAAAAGGTTGCTCTGCTTGTTATCGATGGAATGTCGCTGGACGATTGGTTTGTTATTAAAGAAGCTATAAATGAAAACAATAAATACATATTTGAAGAGACCCTATGTTTTGCATGGATTCCCACTATGACATCAGTATCCAGGCAAGCAATATTTTCAGGAGAGATACCTACAAATTATGCAGATACTCTTTTGTCTACCAACCACGACGATAAACAGTGGAAGAAATTCTGGCGTAATATCGGCTATAATAATAACAGTGTTGCATTTAAGCGTAATATAAAAGAGTTCAGGGAAGACGGACTTGACGATATTTTGAATGATAACGGGCTACGGGTATTGGGATTGGTAGTAAATATGGTAGATGATATTATGCATGGCCAGCAGCTTTCAATTGAAGGTATGCACCAGGATATAAGATTATGGGCAAATAAAGGTAGCCTTGTAAGGTTTATTGATAGGCTGTATTCAAAAGACTTTGAAGTTTTTATAACTTCTGATCATGGTAATATCGGTGCTGTTGGACAAGGAACCCTCCAAGAAGGGTTAGCTGTCGAAAGCCCAGGGGAAAGAGTACGCTTCTATAATAGTGATATAAATTGTGATACAATTATGTCGAAATATAAGGCACTAAAGTGGGAAGCATCAGGGTTGCCTAAAAAATATAATTATGTTGTGTCGGAAGAAAATCTGGCGTTTGTAAAAGAAGGAAAGAAGATTGTTGCTCATGGAGGCTTGGCTATAGAAGAAGTAATTGTACCATTTATACATATGAGAAAGGAAAATCAGAATGCTTGA
- a CDS encoding DNA/RNA nuclease SfsA codes for MKIVGELIEGIFKSESKNRFLCKVLIMGNELECYLPSSSKLSPLINLKGKRVLLTLNRGTDIRTKYSVFAVQYYRNYILLNLNITNRILEEDIRKNYKLCKPSDIILKEKTIEGYKADLILPDHKTLFEAKSIISTKKAALFPSVYPQRAIEQLQKIEALLDLGWNVKYCFIALSPYVKTISINLQYETYLEQLKKCLEKGMKVEGLGCTFNNNEVNITHKLKVII; via the coding sequence ATGAAAATTGTGGGCGAGTTAATCGAAGGTATTTTCAAATCGGAAAGTAAAAATAGATTCTTGTGTAAAGTCCTTATTATGGGAAATGAGCTTGAATGCTATCTGCCAAGCTCTTCAAAACTATCTCCTTTGATTAACCTTAAAGGAAAAAGGGTGCTACTTACTTTAAACAGAGGTACTGATATTAGAACAAAATATAGTGTTTTTGCTGTCCAATATTACCGCAATTACATCCTCTTAAATCTGAATATAACAAATCGAATACTTGAAGAGGATATAAGAAAAAATTACAAATTGTGTAAGCCCTCCGATATTATTTTAAAGGAAAAAACTATTGAGGGCTATAAGGCTGATCTTATTTTGCCTGATCATAAAACTTTATTTGAAGCTAAAAGTATAATTTCAACAAAAAAAGCTGCTCTATTTCCGTCTGTATATCCTCAAAGAGCCATCGAACAATTGCAAAAAATTGAGGCTCTTTTAGATTTAGGTTGGAATGTAAAATATTGCTTTATTGCCTTAAGCCCTTATGTAAAAACAATATCGATCAATCTTCAATACGAAACCTACCTTGAGCAATTAAAAAAATGCCTTGAAAAAGGTATGAAGGTGGAGGGATTGGGTTGCACTTTTAATAACAATGAAGTTAACATAACTCATAAACTCAAAGTAATAATCTAA
- a CDS encoding DNA methyltransferase codes for MELNKETLDKVRNIEGFPIGKDEDIIKLSDPPYYTACPNPFINEFIEKSGTQYDEENDNYNVEPYTADVSEGKNDPIYNAHSYHTKVPHKAIMRYILHYTKPGDIVFDGFCGTGMTGVASQMCGNPDSLFKLSIEQDMKNIRWGARRAILNDLSVAATFIAYNYNKPQTAAKFSADCSDLISEIEKECHWMYKTNHIIDGRPQIGIDGQVIKGNINYTVWSDVYLCPNCNTELVFWNVAVDKENGVVKEHFNCCHCNKDLTKKDLEKLWITKYDKAINGKVVQAKQAPVQINYTVGKKRYDKEPDEYDIQLLNKIDEIEIPYWYPNNVLPEGYNTEQPKKSHGITNVHHFFVKHNLYVLAKIYNASKNNPHILCLIGDMLPRASKMHKIAVSRLNSNLSKTAGILTGTYYIPSNSIAYSLIEMLKSRVADVENYINKTNYNDDCIISCQSTTSMSNINDNSIDYIFTDPPFGENLMYSELNFLWEAWLKVFTNNRHEAIMNKVQNKTLNEYQDLMEKCFMENYRILKPGRWMTVEFHNSQNSVWNAIQEAILKSGFVIANVKTLDKKQGSFKQVTTTSAVKQDLIISAYKPKSSFVHRFLIEAGTEEGVWDFIREHLSKLPVVVECSGMLDTIPERQNYLLYDSMVAFHIQKGATVPLGAADFYLGLIQRFPERDGMYFLPGQVSIYDAKRITQELNEQMSLFVLDEKTAIQWLHIELATPQTYQDVQPKFLQELKQLKYEKMPELRDLLDENFLQDEQGKWYVPDVNKQSDLEKLRDKKLLKEFDEYRNSKGKLKLFRMEAIRAGFKHCWKEKDYKTIVNIGERMPEAVVQEDPSILMYYDNARTRIGD; via the coding sequence ATGGAGTTAAATAAAGAGACCTTGGATAAGGTAAGAAATATTGAGGGATTTCCTATTGGCAAGGATGAAGATATTATTAAGCTATCGGATCCACCGTATTATACGGCGTGTCCGAATCCATTTATAAATGAGTTTATTGAAAAGAGCGGAACACAATATGACGAAGAAAATGATAATTATAATGTAGAGCCTTATACGGCTGATGTTTCCGAAGGTAAGAATGATCCAATTTATAACGCTCATTCCTATCATACAAAAGTTCCTCATAAAGCTATTATGAGGTATATTTTGCATTATACAAAGCCTGGTGATATTGTTTTTGATGGGTTTTGTGGAACGGGAATGACTGGTGTTGCCTCACAGATGTGCGGAAATCCTGATAGCCTGTTTAAATTAAGCATAGAACAAGATATGAAAAATATTAGATGGGGAGCAAGAAGAGCAATCCTAAATGATTTATCAGTAGCTGCAACATTTATTGCATACAACTATAATAAACCACAGACTGCTGCTAAATTTAGTGCTGATTGTAGTGATTTAATTAGTGAAATTGAGAAAGAATGTCATTGGATGTACAAAACTAATCATATTATTGATGGTAGGCCGCAAATAGGAATCGATGGTCAAGTAATTAAAGGAAATATTAACTATACTGTATGGTCAGATGTTTACTTATGCCCTAATTGTAACACGGAATTAGTATTTTGGAATGTTGCAGTAGATAAAGAAAATGGAGTTGTTAAAGAACATTTTAATTGTTGCCATTGCAATAAAGATTTAACAAAAAAAGATCTTGAAAAGCTATGGATTACAAAATATGACAAAGCTATTAATGGGAAAGTTGTCCAGGCTAAACAAGCTCCAGTGCAAATTAATTATACTGTTGGCAAAAAGAGATATGATAAAGAACCTGATGAATATGATATACAATTGTTAAATAAGATAGACGAGATAGAAATTCCATATTGGTATCCTAATAATGTTCTTCCAGAGGGTTATAACACGGAGCAACCTAAAAAATCGCACGGTATTACTAATGTACATCATTTTTTTGTAAAACATAATTTGTATGTTTTGGCGAAAATATACAATGCATCAAAGAATAACCCACACATACTCTGTTTAATAGGTGATATGTTGCCAAGAGCAAGTAAAATGCACAAGATTGCTGTTAGTAGGCTTAACAGTAATCTATCTAAAACTGCTGGTATATTAACTGGAACATACTATATTCCATCGAATTCGATTGCGTATTCGCTTATTGAAATGTTAAAGTCAAGAGTTGCTGATGTAGAGAACTATATTAATAAAACAAACTATAATGATGATTGTATTATTAGTTGTCAATCAACAACATCTATGAGTAACATTAATGACAACAGTATTGATTATATTTTTACTGACCCGCCATTTGGAGAAAACTTGATGTATTCAGAGCTTAACTTTTTATGGGAAGCGTGGCTTAAAGTTTTCACAAATAATAGACACGAAGCAATAATGAACAAAGTACAAAATAAAACACTCAATGAATACCAAGACCTTATGGAGAAGTGTTTTATGGAGAATTACAGAATACTCAAACCAGGTAGATGGATGACTGTTGAATTTCATAACTCTCAAAACAGTGTTTGGAATGCTATACAGGAAGCAATTTTAAAGTCTGGTTTTGTTATCGCTAATGTTAAAACTTTAGACAAGAAACAAGGGAGTTTCAAGCAAGTCACAACTACTTCTGCTGTAAAACAGGACTTGATAATTTCGGCATATAAACCCAAGTCTTCTTTTGTTCATCGTTTTTTAATAGAAGCAGGTACAGAGGAAGGTGTGTGGGATTTTATTCGGGAGCATCTTTCTAAACTTCCAGTGGTAGTTGAATGTAGCGGAATGTTAGATACTATTCCAGAAAGACAAAATTATCTGCTTTACGATAGCATGGTTGCTTTCCATATCCAAAAAGGTGCAACAGTACCGTTAGGAGCCGCTGACTTTTACTTGGGATTAATACAAAGATTCCCAGAGAGGGATGGTATGTACTTCTTGCCTGGACAGGTAAGCATTTACGATGCCAAAAGAATTACTCAAGAGCTTAATGAGCAGATGTCATTGTTTGTTCTGGATGAAAAGACAGCGATACAGTGGCTTCATATAGAGCTTGCAACACCGCAAACATACCAGGACGTACAACCTAAATTCCTGCAGGAATTGAAGCAGCTAAAATATGAAAAAATGCCAGAACTACGGGATCTGCTTGATGAGAATTTCCTGCAGGATGAACAAGGAAAATGGTATGTACCTGACGTAAATAAACAGTCCGATCTTGAAAAATTAAGAGATAAAAAGCTCTTGAAAGAGTTCGACGAATACAGAAACAGCAAAGGAAAGCTCAAGTTATTCAGGATGGAAGCAATTAGAGCGGGTTTTAAACACTGCTGGAAGGAAAAGGACTATAAAACTATTGTTAATATTGGTGAAAGAATGCCAGAAGCCGTGGTACAAGAGGACCCGAGCATACTTATGTACTACGATAATGCTCGAACAAGAATAGGGGATTAA